TCTTTGATAATCGCCTCATGGCCACGATTCGTCGGGTGATAGAATCTTTTTCCTGCGAGGGATTCCGGCAGATGTTCCTGCTCGACTAAGGCATCAGGGTCATCATGAGCATATTGATATCCCTTTCCGTAGCCAAGGTTTTTCATGAGTTTCGTCGGAGCATTTCTGATATGAAGTGGCGGGGGCAGGCTGCCTGATTTTCTGATTTCCTCCGAAACCTGATTGAACGCCGCATAAGTTGCATTGCTTTTTGCGGCGGTGGCAAGATAGATTACCGCTTGAAAAAGGGCCAGTTCTCCCTCAGGGGAACCCAGAATATGATAACTTTCGCGGGCATTGAGGGCGATATTCAGGGCTTGCGGGTCGGCATTACCGATATCTTCAGAAGCGAAACGGATCAGGCGGCGGGCGATATAGAGCGGTTCCTCGCCGCCCTGCAGCATCCTTCCCAGCCAGTATAAGGCGCCGTCGGGGTCGCTGTCCCGGAGGCTTTTGTGCAGGGCTGATATCAGGTTATAATGCTCTTCGCCGTTTTTATCGTAGCGGAGGAAACGCTGCTGCACCGCTTCTTCAATTATCTCAATACTGATAGTTGATGGTGAATCATCGGGGCGAGCAGCCAGGGATGCGGCGATCTCCAGGCTGTTGAGCAGCGCCCGTGCATCACCGTCTGATGCATTGACCAGATGATCAAGGGCATCGGTGTCAAAAACCAGATGCAGTTTGCCCAGGCCGTTTTCAGGATCTTCGGCGGCGCGAAGAGCAATGGTTTTCAGCTCTTCGGGTTCAAGGGGGTACAGCACCAGCACCTGGCACCGGGAGAGCAGGGGAGAAATGACGTGAAACGATGGGTTTTCGGTTGTTGCGCCGATTAAGGTGAGGAGGCCGCATTCCACATGGGGCAGAAAGGCGTCCTGCTGGCTTTTATTGAACCGGTGAATTTCGTCGACAAAGAGGATGGTGGATTCGCCCTGTTGGTCTTTCAGTTGTCGGGCTTTAGCGACAATCTCGCGGATTTCCTTGACGCCGGAAAGCACTGCCGAGAAAAACTCAAAAGAGTATCCTGATTGTCTCGCGAGAATTCTTGCAAGAGTGGTTTTTCCGGTGCCCGGCGGCCCCCAGAGAAGAAGTGATGGGATCTGCTTCTGCTCCAGGAGTTTTCCCAATAATTTATTGTTGCCCAACAGGTGCTGCTGGCCGACGAAATCGGCCAGAACCCTGGGGCGCATCCTTTCCGCCAGGGGCGCTAGAGCTGTCTGGATTATTGTTTGCTGTCCGGTCATTTGTATTTCTTATGACAGGCTTTGGTCATTCTGTTGATTTCAGCCAGTTGCGCAGCGGCATTTTCAAGGTCGCCTTTTTCGATGGAAGCCAGGAAGTCCTTGAGGATAATGGTGCACTCATCCCACTCGGCCTGCCAGTCCCGTTCAACGAACAGGGTGTAATCATCCCAGGTTTTACGTAAATTTTCAAGCTGATTGGCGGCGGGCGTCTCTGCATTGAGAATTGCGGTAGAAACATTTTTCCAGAGGCGGTTCAGGGATTTTTTGAGTTGTTTTTCTGCCGGCGAACCGCTTTTTTTTCTGTACGGTTTTTTTGCAGCGTTACCCCTGATTTTCACAGCTGCTGATTGTTCGGATATTTCCTGCAGGTGTATTTCCTTGGAGCTGCCGATTGTTGCCTGCAGGAAAATTTCAAGTTGAAAAGTATCGCCTTTTTGTTTTTCTTTAATTTTGAATTGGGTAATTTCCTTGATCGGCGTGCTCTTGTTGTCAGCCGTGAGTTGACCGGCGATGATTTCCTCAGCGAGCCTGGAAAGAGTTTCCGCAGCCTTTTGTGACAGGTATTTTTTATCCGCCGTATTTTTCAATTTTCCATTCCTTTAGGGAATAATCGCATGTCCCGGCTTGCCTTAGGAGGACATTTCAGTAGCTTTGCTATGTGAGATATTTTTTACACTCTGTTCTTATCAATTGCCTGCTAACCTTCAAGAAACCATTTATTTTCTGACCATTCCCTGTTAGCACTGAAATGTTCGTGAGAAATGCAGGTTAAACCATCATGCCCGGTAAAAGCATTCGGCACGAAGGGGAAGATACCGGGAAAATAATCATCAGCGGTACAATGCAATTGTTTACTCGCTTGAGAAATAATACTCACTATTATAGTCGCAATTTTCTTCACGTCAAATTTCCTGGAAGGAGAGGAAAGTCACCCGGATCTATTGCGAACCTTGTCATCTGATTAACTATGTATCTGCCTGAAACGGCAAAGAAAAAGTATTTCTGGACAGCGACTTTGATTAGTGAAATCCCACTCGTTAATCAATAAAAACAACAACTGCGGTGATGTTGTCCTTGCCGCCGCCTTCATTTGCCCGGTCAACCAGCAGGTTGCTCGCCTGTTCCGGGGACTCGGCGTTGGTGATGATCCGGTGCATTTCATCATGATCGACCATGGACCAGAGGCCGTCTGAACACAGTAAAATACGATTTCCCGGGCGAATGTTGCGGGTGTGGTATTCCGGGTCTTCATTAAAAGGAAATCCTATTGCCCTGGTCACAACATGGCGGGGCGGCGGTACGATTTCCATGGTCATATCATCATCCCGCACTTTCTGGTCAAATTTTGCCAGAGACGTATGGTCTGTAGTTATCTGTTCAAGCTTTTTTTCATCGGCAATATAGCAGCGTGCGTCTCCGACATGGCAGGTATGCAGGGAATTGCCGGCAACAAGGCAGGAGACAAAGGTGCAGCCCATGCCCTGGAGATCATCATCAGAGGCGGCAAGGGTCATGACCTTTTCATTTGCCTTTCTCAAGCCGTTGATCAGCGCGTGACGAATTTCTTCATTGCTGCCCTGCAGGTTCTTGCCGGCTTTGTTGATAATGTAATCGGTAAGTGCCTCTATGGCGATACGGCTTGCAACTTCACCGGCATTGTGGCCGCCCATGCCGTCCGCGACCAGGAAGACATGTTGTTCCGGAAGGATGCAAAAGGCATCTTCGTTGTGGCCTCGAACTCTTCCCGTATCGGTACGGCCATAGCTTGCCAGTGGTTTGGGAGGTGGACTGAATAGTTTTTTTATGAAATCAAGCATGATATTCTTTTGTTTGGGGATAAGATTGATCTGTTCCGCGTTGGCGGCCGTGTTTATCTTCGCCTGAATCAGGGGTTCTGGTTGTGCAAATATCAGTATTCATATCATTAATGAAACCTGAGCTTATAGATTATCATCCAGAACAATATGGCCCCGTCCTGTCTTCCGGCAAGGAATGTATGGGGCTTAGGCCCCAGGGCAAGACTGGTAATTCCGTCCCCTCTGCCGTCCAGGGTATACACGCAATTGCCGGTTTCACTGTTCCAGATTTTAAGAATGTCATCTTCACAGCCGGTGACGACGGTCCATTTATCCGGCAGGATGATTGCCGAAGTGATGGTTTCTTCGTGGGCCTGAAAAGATTTGAGATTCCTTCCTGTGCTGCTTTCCCAGACTTTTACATCATGATCCTGACTCACGGAAATGAACCGGTTCCCATCAATCGCTGCCGAAAGAGTAACCAGCGGCACCTGATGGGCCTCAATAATCCGGATGTATTCATTGTCGGTTGCCGACCATATCCGGAGTTTGCTGTCATCGCTGCCGGTGATAAGATCAAGATTCTTGTTCAAGTAATTAATTGATCGTATCCCCCCTGATTCAGGGATCGAAATGGTCCTGGCTTTCTGGGTGGCAAGACCGTAGAATTTTATATTGCCGTCAAGATCACCTGAAACCAGCCATTGGTTGTCCGGGCTGAAGGTAAGGGCGGTGATCGGCGCTTTATGGGCAATCTCAATGGGATAATTTTTCCCCTGGTTAATTGACCAGACCCGTACTTTGCCGTCTTCGGTGCCGAATGCCAGGCGTTCTCCATCGCTGGAAACCGCAAGAGAGTGTATCGGCTTATTTTTTTCTCCTAATATTTCAGGATTCTGCTTGGGTTTTGAAAGATCATGCAACTTGAGCAGGCCGTCGGGCCCGGATGAGGCGATTTTCCAGGTTCCGGGCACTGAAGCAAGGCAGGTGACCGGACTGTCGGTTCCCTTCAGGGTCAGGAACCGTTGCGCGCCGGCAACCGACTCTTTTTCACCAATGGGCAGGAGTTGTTCATAAACGTTATTGAGGATCTTGTCCTTTTTGAAGCCGTTATTCCGCCAGGCGGTGAGCAGGACATTATGGCATTCTTCGAACCTTTTATTCCGCAGGTGATCCCGCACACTACGTTGCACCGAGTGGTATAATTGTCCTTCCCTGAATATTTCAACGGAAACTTTTGGAGTACAGAGCTTGTATTCGGGAAATTGAATTTCCGGTAATGGTTCTTTTTTACGCTGTGCGGCAATCATTTCCTTGAAGCTTAACTCCATGTCGTCAAGAAGGGTCATTTTGGGGAATCTTTTCTTGGTTGCTTCAATCTGTCGTAAAATACGCTGCGGCGTGCTGTTTCCTTCCCGCCAGCGAAGCAGGATGAGGTTGTAGATCGCTTCGGGCAGCAGATCATTTATTTCAAGGGAATGCTGCAGACAGGCGACGGCCTCTTTTTCCCTGCCCAGTTCGAACAGGGAAACCGCCCGGTTGTTCATGCTGTCGGCGCGAAGGTCGATATTGGTGAGAACCGCATAGGGACAGGCAACCTTGAACAGACTGGTGTAGGCTTCATTTAAATCGGCGCGCATTGCAGCAAAATCAGGGTAGCGGTCTTCCATATCAAAGGCGACGCTCTTTTTTAATAATTCAACCAGAATGGGCGGGAAAGTGACAACGGGATTGGCCGGCACCGGTTCGGGAATTTCATTTCTCTGGACATTCCTTTTAAATGGTTTCTGACCGCAGAGCATCATCCACAGACACAATCCGAAAGAAAAGATGTCGGTGCGCCGGTCAACCTTATGCGCATCGCGAAACTGCTCCGGCGAAGCATATCCGGGTGTGCCACGGAAACCGACGGTGGATTCGTTTTCTGCATCATCTTCGGAGAGGGTCAATGGTGCTTCTTTTTCTCCGGTATCTTTGCCGCTGATTTTTTTTTGGTCCAGCAGAATGCCGAAGTCGGTAATTTTCAGCAGGGCGTTTTTGGTAACCAGGATATTCTGGGGTTTTATGTCCCGGTGGATGAGTCCCTTGGAATGGGTGTATTCCATGCCGTGGCAGAACTGAATGGCCAGAGAAAGGGTGGTGCGCAGGTCTTTACATCTTCCGGCCTTGATCCAGTCATCAAGACTGCCACCGTCAATGAATTCAATAAACAGGTGGGGGATTTTTTCCAGCGAAAGCACGTAATAACAGGCGGCGACATTGGGATGCATACCCAGATGCACCCATGATTTTGCTTCGGTGAGAATGCGTTTCATTCCTTCACGGTCGGCAAGAACCTGGGGTCTCGGGGATTTAATGGCAATCTTGATTCCCCAGCCGAGATGATCGCAGATATAGACCTTGCCCATTGATCCTGACATGACATTTTCGACCTTGTATCGATCGATAATCACATCGCCGGGTTGCCAGTTGGGACTGAATACCTTTTTGGGGGGAGGGGTGTTTTTTTCCTCGGAAGTCGGAGGGGCGGGCTCAGGGATTTCGGTCGCTTTCGCTTTTGGTTTTACCAGCTTGTTGAAAATATTTGAAAGCATTATGTCAAGTTACCTGAATCCAAAGGGCGTTTGTCTGTGACGCAAGGGGATTGAAAGAGTCCGGGTTTCAATCCGGCCACAAAGGAAAGCAAGTCAGACTGTGAAAGAGCCTGGAAAATATAAGGTGCTCATTAAATTCATGGATTACGTGTTTAATCAAAACGCATTCTGCTATTTTTGATTTCAATAATGTCGCCTTTGCGCAAAACACGCTCTTCGCTGATCTGGCTGCCGTTTAATCGTGTTTTTACCCAACTGCGTTGTGGCACGATAATGAATTTATCATCCTTGGTAATTATATAGCACTGGGCCCCGGCGACAAACCAGCCGCCAATAACCATATCGCATGAAGGGTCTTTGCCGATTTTGACGCTGCTTTTACCGTCAAGTGAAATCGCTTTGGGGGTGGCGTCACCTTCAACAACCAGGATCTGGTTATTTGGTTTTTCCTTGACGGAACGGTCCATCACCTGGGGAACCTTTGAAGCGGTTTTGGTGCTGACAAAAACGGTTTCGTCTTCCATGTCCATATCCATGGAACTCGCTGAGACGGCCGCAGTGTCCTGAGTAAGCATATCTGCCGGCAACAAACGGAATTTTCCGATATTGATAGTATCGGAAAGCGCGATAGGAATTGACTGGTCGATCCTTTTGCCGTTTACAAATGTACCGTTCGTGCTTTTGAGATCCGAGAGATAGTATACGCCGTCATTGAGTTCAAGACTTGAGTGTTTTCTTGAGATCGCGGTGTTGTCAATAATGACGGCCGCATCGCTTCCACGGCCGATGGTTAAAACTTGACCGTCTACAATAGTAAAACGTTTAATGATTTTGTCGTGGAGGGTAAGAGCCCATTCGGTCATGATATGTTCCCCTGGTTTTTATTGTTGCGGAAAAGTTAACTATTTAATTTTTTGTATTAAACAACCTGAACGGTACGATTCTCTGGCAGTTTTTTTCGAAATGTTTTTTCAACGTGAATAGAAACATCATGTGTATCATAAAAAGTTCCATGGGAGGGACCTTTTGATTATAACTGCGGTATTTTGTATAGTGTCTCTCCGACCATGAAATAATGATTGGGGGTATACAATAATAAAGTATAAATTTTACTGGATGAATTGTTTTTTATTGAGTATTTACCGCAAATTATCATTTTAGCTAAGATTAGCATATTTTTAGTTTATGCATAAGAAAAATCTAACTTATCATAGACATTTTGTAAATTTTCTATACAATTTATTTGTTACCTGAAAGATTTTACATGGAGCAGATAAGAGACCGGCGACTATCTGGATTTGTTGACGGACATTTCAAGCTTTGATGAAATCCTGAAAAATGTGATTTCATCGAGTGCTGACGTTGAAACCTGTTGATATTGCGTGGTGTACCTTGTCCCACCGTGACTTATTATGAGGCCATCAAGCCTTGAGAATTCTGACTATATGACCACAGAAGAAAAAATACCTTCGGAACGCCTTTCTGAAATATTTTCCAAGATAAACATGAGTGAACTGCCGGCCATGTCAAGCAATGTCATGGAGTTGCTCTCCCTTGCTGGTGACGGGGTCAGTGGCGCCAATGAACTTGCTGAAATAATTCTCAAGGATTATTCCCTGACTAACAAGGTGTTGCAGGTTGTCAACTCGGCATTTTATTCTCTTTCCCGACCGGTGACCACCATATCACGGGCGATTACCATGCTGGGCTACGATGCCATACGGGATCTGGCCACCCCAATTGCCCTTTTTGAAGATTTTGTCAAATCAGGCGTGGAGAAGGAAGGGATATCCAAGATCCTTGCTGCTTCATTTTTAAGCGGTTTGCAGGCCCGGGACCTGGTGATCCGCAAAAACCTGAAAATGAACTCCGAAGAGGCGTTTATCTGCTCCCTGTTGCGTGATCTGGGGAAAATCATCGTCTGTATCTATCTCCCTGGTTCGTATCGGGAAATAGAAAGTCTGGTTGACAAGGGAGAGGACGAAAATGAGGCCACCAGCAAGGTGCTTGATGAGCTGACTTTTTCCGAGATAGGAATGGAGGTTGCCAAGTTCTGGAATCTTTCTGCAAAGGTTATTGCGGCCATGGAAGTCGACCCCCCCAAACCCCAGAGCACCTATGATGAAGATGCAATGCTCACCAGTCTTGCAGATTTTACCAACCGCCTGGTGGATGCGGTGACTAAGGAAAACGATATCAGTCCTCTGATGAGTAAATACGCCAGGCTCTTCTCTCTGGAATATGATGAGCTGGTCGGTCTGATGAACTGGAGCATTGAGGCGGCCGAAAACATTTCCGCTCCCATGCGTTTTGGGCTGACCAAGCTGAAGATCAAGAGCAAGGTCCTGATTCTTGAATTGTCGATAAAGAATCGGGCCAGGATAAAGAGGCAACCGGCTGGAGACGATGCTGTTGAAGGAGAAACCGGAGAGAGTAAAGAGAAATCGGTTTCAGGGATTGATGCGTTTGTCGATAAACTGATGCATGAGATGTCCGAGACCCTTACCGGTTCTTTTAATATTAATGATGTGTATAAGAAGATACTTGAGGGACTCTGTAAGGGCGTCGGCTATGAAAGGGCGATTCTCTCATTTGTTAAGGCCCGTTCCACAAAGGTTTCTCTGGTCGGCAGAATGGGCTTTGGCGATATTGATTCTCAAGGCGTGGTCGGTTTTGAGCATGCATTATATTCATCATTCATGCTTGCCAATCCCTCATTAGTGATACCCCGGTCCCTTAAGGCATGCAAGGACATGGCAATTCCTGTGAATACCCCGAATGTTTTTCCTGAAGAACTGGATGTATATGTCCGGGATCGGAATGTCTATCTTTTTCCGATATGTATCGATAAAAAGCCCATCGGGCTTTTTTATCTTGACCGCAAGGCGGAATCGCCGCGACTTGATGAAAACCAGCTCAAGGCAACCCGGGTGCTCAGAGATCTTGCGGTTATGGCGATCATCAGGAAACGGGATCAGGAAGAGTAGGGAATCAAGGGGATTACGAAGATTTTTTGATGGTTTCAAGCAGCAATTCGGCTTTTTTCCTGGTTCCATCATCTTCCGGAAGATTTTTCAATGCTTCCTGCAAATGAAACACGGCATTTTTCTGATTTCCTTCATGCCAGAAATAAAGTCCTAATGAGTAATGCCCCTGGCCTTTCTCCCCCATGGCCGCCTTCACCTGTCCCAGATGATAATGAAGCCTTGAATATTCAGGCAATATCGGCAGCAGCTCGTTGTAAAGGGCTAATGCCGTTTTCAATTCGCCTTTCTGTTCGTATGCGCGGGCAAGATAAAAAGCGGTATACGCGCAGTTTCTGTCGGCTTGCCGGGCCTTTGTTAATATCTCAAGTGCCTTGTCGTAATTGCCTTCCTGAAAATAAATGTTTCCGAGGTCTGCTTGCAGGATCGCCTTGTCCGGGAAGAGGGCTATCACCTTGAGCAGCGATTCCCGGGCCTTGTTGAAATCAGCATTGCTCAGATGGACCTGTGCAAGTCCGTAATGCGCAAAGGCTTCCTGGAGAGGGTCTCCCTGGGTCTTTGCCTGGCTCAGGTTGTTGAGGTATCTGGGCAGTAAGGCTGTCGGGTTCCTGGTTAAGGAAAGAATGCGGCTTTTGATTCGCAGGAACGCAAAGTTATCCTGGGGAGGGGAGGTCATATCTCTTGACATGGCAACAAGATCCTGAACATAGCTCAAGCGTTTTTCAGTGTCTGGGTGGGTCAGCAGATAGGGAGGTATGTCTCCCTGGCGGAACTGGCTGATCCGGCGCATTTTCTGGAGCATGGTAACCAGATCATGGGTGTTTCTGTTGCTTTCTTTCATCCACTTGAAGGCAAGCCGGTCTGCCTCCTCTTCATGCTGCCGGCTGAAATAAAGCTCCATGGATGCG
This Pseudomonadota bacterium DNA region includes the following protein-coding sequences:
- a CDS encoding replication-associated recombination protein A encodes the protein MTGQQTIIQTALAPLAERMRPRVLADFVGQQHLLGNNKLLGKLLEQKQIPSLLLWGPPGTGKTTLARILARQSGYSFEFFSAVLSGVKEIREIVAKARQLKDQQGESTILFVDEIHRFNKSQQDAFLPHVECGLLTLIGATTENPSFHVISPLLSRCQVLVLYPLEPEELKTIALRAAEDPENGLGKLHLVFDTDALDHLVNASDGDARALLNSLEIAASLAARPDDSPSTISIEIIEEAVQQRFLRYDKNGEEHYNLISALHKSLRDSDPDGALYWLGRMLQGGEEPLYIARRLIRFASEDIGNADPQALNIALNARESYHILGSPEGELALFQAVIYLATAAKSNATYAAFNQVSEEIRKSGSLPPPLHIRNAPTKLMKNLGYGKGYQYAHDDPDALVEQEHLPESLAGKRFYHPTNRGHEAIIKDRLEKWRKILLERKKRKK
- a CDS encoding protein phosphatase 2C domain-containing protein; amino-acid sequence: MLDFIKKLFSPPPKPLASYGRTDTGRVRGHNEDAFCILPEQHVFLVADGMGGHNAGEVASRIAIEALTDYIINKAGKNLQGSNEEIRHALINGLRKANEKVMTLAASDDDLQGMGCTFVSCLVAGNSLHTCHVGDARCYIADEKKLEQITTDHTSLAKFDQKVRDDDMTMEIVPPPRHVVTRAIGFPFNEDPEYHTRNIRPGNRILLCSDGLWSMVDHDEMHRIITNAESPEQASNLLVDRANEGGGKDNITAVVVFID
- a CDS encoding protein kinase; this translates as MLSNIFNKLVKPKAKATEIPEPAPPTSEEKNTPPPKKVFSPNWQPGDVIIDRYKVENVMSGSMGKVYICDHLGWGIKIAIKSPRPQVLADREGMKRILTEAKSWVHLGMHPNVAACYYVLSLEKIPHLFIEFIDGGSLDDWIKAGRCKDLRTTLSLAIQFCHGMEYTHSKGLIHRDIKPQNILVTKNALLKITDFGILLDQKKISGKDTGEKEAPLTLSEDDAENESTVGFRGTPGYASPEQFRDAHKVDRRTDIFSFGLCLWMMLCGQKPFKRNVQRNEIPEPVPANPVVTFPPILVELLKKSVAFDMEDRYPDFAAMRADLNEAYTSLFKVACPYAVLTNIDLRADSMNNRAVSLFELGREKEAVACLQHSLEINDLLPEAIYNLILLRWREGNSTPQRILRQIEATKKRFPKMTLLDDMELSFKEMIAAQRKKEPLPEIQFPEYKLCTPKVSVEIFREGQLYHSVQRSVRDHLRNKRFEECHNVLLTAWRNNGFKKDKILNNVYEQLLPIGEKESVAGAQRFLTLKGTDSPVTCLASVPGTWKIASSGPDGLLKLHDLSKPKQNPEILGEKNKPIHSLAVSSDGERLAFGTEDGKVRVWSINQGKNYPIEIAHKAPITALTFSPDNQWLVSGDLDGNIKFYGLATQKARTISIPESGGIRSINYLNKNLDLITGSDDSKLRIWSATDNEYIRIIEAHQVPLVTLSAAIDGNRFISVSQDHDVKVWESSTGRNLKSFQAHEETITSAIILPDKWTVVTGCEDDILKIWNSETGNCVYTLDGRGDGITSLALGPKPHTFLAGRQDGAILFWMIIYKLRFH
- a CDS encoding FHA domain-containing protein, giving the protein MTEWALTLHDKIIKRFTIVDGQVLTIGRGSDAAVIIDNTAISRKHSSLELNDGVYYLSDLKSTNGTFVNGKRIDQSIPIALSDTINIGKFRLLPADMLTQDTAAVSASSMDMDMEDETVFVSTKTASKVPQVMDRSVKEKPNNQILVVEGDATPKAISLDGKSSVKIGKDPSCDMVIGGWFVAGAQCYIITKDDKFIIVPQRSWVKTRLNGSQISEERVLRKGDIIEIKNSRMRFD
- a CDS encoding HDOD domain-containing protein, translated to MTTEEKIPSERLSEIFSKINMSELPAMSSNVMELLSLAGDGVSGANELAEIILKDYSLTNKVLQVVNSAFYSLSRPVTTISRAITMLGYDAIRDLATPIALFEDFVKSGVEKEGISKILAASFLSGLQARDLVIRKNLKMNSEEAFICSLLRDLGKIIVCIYLPGSYREIESLVDKGEDENEATSKVLDELTFSEIGMEVAKFWNLSAKVIAAMEVDPPKPQSTYDEDAMLTSLADFTNRLVDAVTKENDISPLMSKYARLFSLEYDELVGLMNWSIEAAENISAPMRFGLTKLKIKSKVLILELSIKNRARIKRQPAGDDAVEGETGESKEKSVSGIDAFVDKLMHEMSETLTGSFNINDVYKKILEGLCKGVGYERAILSFVKARSTKVSLVGRMGFGDIDSQGVVGFEHALYSSFMLANPSLVIPRSLKACKDMAIPVNTPNVFPEELDVYVRDRNVYLFPICIDKKPIGLFYLDRKAESPRLDENQLKATRVLRDLAVMAIIRKRDQEE
- a CDS encoding M48 family metalloprotease, translating into MIKSNNSFRRISPLILSMLIIFLLSFVTPKPAQAFTVGEEKEAGEKLLVLVRQQLKFLNEPDITQYINGLAHSILTTAGPQYFNYHFYVIDNKVFNAFAAPSGLIFFHSGLIETMDTEGELVGVMAHEIGHVTSRHIAESIEKSQKINLGSLALVLAGIAMGGGDISQAVITGSIAAGASMELYFSRQHEEEADRLAFKWMKESNRNTHDLVTMLQKMRRISQFRQGDIPPYLLTHPDTEKRLSYVQDLVAMSRDMTSPPQDNFAFLRIKSRILSLTRNPTALLPRYLNNLSQAKTQGDPLQEAFAHYGLAQVHLSNADFNKARESLLKVIALFPDKAILQADLGNIYFQEGNYDKALEILTKARQADRNCAYTAFYLARAYEQKGELKTALALYNELLPILPEYSRLHYHLGQVKAAMGEKGQGHYSLGLYFWHEGNQKNAVFHLQEALKNLPEDDGTRKKAELLLETIKKSS